In the genome of Streptomyces sp. NBC_00190, one region contains:
- a CDS encoding LxmA leader domain family RiPP, which translates to MDAEKLIEGYTVYTNAEELAASAQDEAPATSPVVLTITVTAATYVEGC; encoded by the coding sequence ATGGACGCCGAGAAGCTCATCGAGGGTTACACCGTCTACACCAACGCCGAGGAGCTGGCCGCCAGCGCCCAGGACGAGGCGCCTGCCACCTCGCCGGTCGTCCTCACCATCACGGTCACCGCGGCCACCTATGTCGAGGGTTGCTGA